DNA sequence from the Nitrospinota bacterium genome:
ATTCCAGGGAAATGCGCTCACCATCTTTCCGGACACCAGGAACAGCAAGCAGCTCGGTGCCGTACCGTGTGACCCCGGTCTCTAAGACCTTATGGTAGCCTTCCCAGTGTTGCTCTCGGAAGCGCTCCGGAATGATAATATCCAAGGATTGCCCCACGGCCTCCCCGGCCGGGTAGCCAAACATCGCCTCGGCCGCTCTATTCCATAGGCAAATCATCCCGTCTCGGTCAGAAACGACGATGGCATCTTGGGCCTGTTCCAAAACTTGCTGGTGCAACCACGCATCCGCCTTCATAGGCATATGGAGAACCCTCCTTTTATCT
Encoded proteins:
- a CDS encoding PAS domain S-box protein — encoded protein: MKADAWLHQQVLEQAQDAIVVSDRDGMICLWNRAAEAMFGYPAGEAVGQSLDIIIPERFREQHWEGYHKVLETGVTRYGTELLAVPGVRKDGERISLEFSISILSDEAGERMGFAAILRDVTERWKEQKALRERLADLEAKAGD